From Rhodamnia argentea isolate NSW1041297 chromosome 10, ASM2092103v1, whole genome shotgun sequence, a single genomic window includes:
- the LOC115739314 gene encoding endoglucanase 12-like — protein sequence MHARNHWGGSFEINGESSATEDDQRSREWDPAALHPQPHHHELDETQQSWLLGSHDQRPKKDKYVDLGCVVCSRKALKWTGWAFVAAFFLIALPVIIVKTVPRHKPRPPPPDNYTVALHKALLFFNAQKSGILPKNNGIPWRGNSGLQDGNTTDVKGGLVGGYYDAGDNTKFHFPMAFAMTMLSWSVIEYNHKYQAVGEYNHARDLIKWGTDYLLLTFNSSATKIDKICSQVGGSQNGSTTPDDHYCWTRPEDMDYARPVQFANSGPDLAGEMAAALASASIVFRDNPSYSKKLVKGAQTLFAFARDFGRRTPYCRGNPYIEPYYNSTGYFDEYMWGAAWLFYATGNQTYISLATNPGLSKNAKAFYMIPDLSVLSWDNKLPAAMLLLTRLRILLNPGYPYEDMLSMYQNVTGLTMCSYLREFRVFNWTKGGMIQLNHGKAQPLQYVANAAFLASLYVDYMNATGVPGWYCGPNFVSSDTLRKFATSQMNYILGANPLNMSYVVGFGAKYPKHAHHRGASIPHDKTKYSCTGGWKWRDTRNSNPNTITGAMVAGPDRFDQFKDVRGNYSYTEPTMAGNAGLVAALVSLTESGGRSIDKNSIFSAVPPLYPVTPPPPPPWKP from the exons ATGCATGCCAGGAACCACTGGGGCGGGTCGTTCGAGATCAACGGAGAGTCCTCCGCCACGGAGGACGACCAGCGGAGCCGGGAGTGGGACCCGGCCGCCCTGCACCCCCAGCCGCACCACCACGAGCTCGACGAGACCCAGCAGAGCTGGCTCCTCGGCTCCCACGACCAGCGCCCCAAGAAGGACAAGTACGTCGACTTGGGCTGCGTCGTCTGCAGCCGCAAGGCGCTCAAGTGGACCGGCTGGGCCTTCGTCGCCGCCTTCTTCTTGATCGCCCTCCCCGTCATCATCGTCAAGACCGTGCCGAGGCACAAGCCTCGTCCGCCGCCGCCCGACAATTACACCGTGGCGCTCCACAAGGCGCTCCTCTTCTTCAATGCCCAAAAGT CTGGGATATTGCCCAAGAATAATGGCATCCCTTGGAGAGGCAACTCGGGGCTGCAGGACGGGAACACGACGGACGTGAAGGGAGGGCTGGTCGGAGGGTACTACGACGCGGGCGACAACACCAAGTTCCATTTCCCGATGGCGTTCGCAATGACGATGTTGAGCTGGAGCGTGATCGAGTACAACCACAAGTACCAGGCGGTCGGCGAGTACAACCACGCCCGGGACCTCATCAAGTGGGGCACCGACTACCTCCTCCTGACCTTCAACTCCTCGGCGACCAAGATCGACAAGATCTGCAGTCAG GTGGGCGGATCTCAGAACGGTTCAACGACTCCGGACGATCACTACTGTTGGACCAGGCCGGAGGACATGGACTATGCGCGGCCAGTGCAGTTCGCTAATTCCGGGCCGGATCTCGCGGGGGAAATGGCTGCGGCCCTCGCGTCCGCTTCGATCGTGTTCCGGGACAACCCCTCCTACTCCAAGAAGCTGGTCAAAGGCGCCCAGACGCTCTTCGCGTTCGCCCGGGACTTCGGGAGGCGCACCCCTTACTGCCGCGGTAATCCTTACATCGAGCCCTATTATAACTCGACGGGCTACTTCGACGAGTACATGTGGGGTGCGGCGTGGCTGTTCTACGCTACTGGGAACCAGACCTACATCTCCCTGGCCACGAACCCGGGCCTCTCCAAGAACGCCAAAGCGTTTTACATGATCCCGGACTTGAGCGTCCTGAGCTGGGACAACAAATTGCCGGCGGCGATGCTCCTCTTGACGAGGCTGCGAATCCTCCTGAACCCGGGCTATCCGTACGAGGACATGTTGAGCATGTACCAAAACGTGACCGGCCTTACCATGTGCTCGTATCTTCGCGAATTTCGCGTGTTCAATTGGACGAAAG GAGGAATGATACAGCTGAACCACGGAAAGGCACAGCCGCTGCAATACGTCGCCAACGCTGCGTTCTTGGCGTCTCTCTACGTTGATTACATGAATGCTACCGGCGTCCCGGGATGGTACTGCGGTCCGAACTTCGTATCATCCGACACTCTTCGGAAATTCGCCACCTCTCAG ATGAACTACATCCTGGGAGCAAACCCATTGAACATGAGCTATGTGGTCGGGTTCGGCGCAAAGTACCCGAAACACGCGCACCACCGCGGCGCGTCGATCCCGCACGACAAGACGAAGTACTCGTGCACCGGGGGGTGGAAGTGGCGCGACACCCGCAACAGCAACCCCAACACGATCACGGGGGCGATGGTCGCAGggccggaccggttcgaccagtTCAAGGACGTGCGCGGGAACTACAGCTACACCGAGCCCACCATGGCTGGGAACGCGGGGCTCGTGGCGGCTCTCGTATCGCTGACGGAGAGCGGCGGCCGCAGCATTGACAAGAACTCCATTTTCTCGGCTGTCCCGCCACTCTATCCCGTCaccccgccgccaccgccgccgtggAAGCCCTGA